One genomic window of Coffea eugenioides isolate CCC68of chromosome 1, Ceug_1.0, whole genome shotgun sequence includes the following:
- the LOC113765490 gene encoding putative UPF0481 protein At3g02645 → MSSNFSSKSSTSNGSHRSWAEQTKDRYRHPYDIGPSVFEVPKRLSDTKPDAYAPRKVGLGPYHHLRPDLQLMTNKKRDTVKVLLKIEDIEEFIRIVENCPISFEAKIRSCYSRSIDLDRESLAWIVIIDAMFLLHLVQAYTEKRSDSGSSSTSSSSDESFLGDIVMLENQVPTLLMEEIPKFLQYKYPVPPGKDIGEALCRFCYDIAPIEIEYDPNSELDYAMFKARGNHILQYVYDICLGVDRELEELQEETYKRVYNGKVKAAQHIWAVTQHVLSRLTEPIKLGVDEFPNTSIDQDEQQGNLLPSVSQLHDVCETTFTCLLPASGIQGTVYDVTENVFFLPTLKLGKNSEVMLRNLLAFEASAPDLSSVFQNFIYLLPGLIRGEKDVKILRNAQIVKGEMENDEVVCLFAKLRKPIIANGSDKNEMSTADEFGNALRKQFSNNPFVKTCIWIKNRIVAFFNLLKPLVPALIVLLLLFQSFCQIYDCRRFSLPILSDGKIFRDASSFLSFNSTGSQAQDLMSARKILRYSS, encoded by the exons ATGTCATCCAATTTCAGTAGCAAAAGTTCCACTTCCAATGGCAGTCATAGGAGCTGGGCTGAACAGACAAAGGATCGGTACCGGCATCCCTATGATATCGGGCCTAGCGTTTTTGAGGTTCCTAAGAGGTTGTCGGACACAAAGCCGGACGCTTATGCTCCTCGGAAAGTCGGCCTAGGACCTTATCATCATCTTCGCCCTGATCTCCAACTGATGACCAACAAAAAGCGAGATACAGTGAAAGTTTTGTTGAAAATCGAAGACATTGAGGAATTTATCAGGATAGTCGAGAATTGTCCAATATCTTTTGAAGCAAAGATCCGTTCCTGTTACAGCAGAAGCATTGATCTGGATCGAGAGAGTTTGGCTTGGATTGTAATCATCGACGCCATGTTCTTGCTGCATCTCGTTCAAGCCTACACGGAGAAACGGTCTGATAGTggttcttcttccacttcatcTTCCTCGGATGAATCATTTCTTGGAGATATAGTGATGTTGGAGAACCAAGTCCCCACGTTGTTGATGGAGGAAATCCCTAAGTTCCTCCAATACAAGTATCCTGTTCCCCCGGGCAAAGATATTGGAGAAGCATTGTGTCGCTTCTGCTACGACATAGCTCCAATTGAAATCGAGTATGACCCGAATTCGGAGCTTGATTATGCGATGTTCAAAGCCAGAGGGAACCATATTCTGCAATATGTGTACGATATCTGCTTAGGAGTAGATAGAGAGTTGGAAGAGCTACAAGAGGAGACATACAAGCGGGTTTATAATGGCAAAGTGAAAGCTGCACAACATATATGGGCTGTCACGCAACATGTTCTGTCTAGGCTAACAGAGCCTATTAAGCTGGGGGTAGATGAATT TCCTAATACTAGTATTGATCAAGATGAGCAGCAAGGGAACTTACTCCCATCGGTGTCGCAACTGCACGACGTTTGTGAAACAACGTTTACTTGCCTTTTGCCGGCATCTGGTATCCAAGGTACTGTATACGATGTCACCGAGAATGTATTCTTCCTCCCAACCTTGAAACTGGGTAAAAATTCAGAGGTGATGTTAAGAAATCTATTGGCATTCGAAGCTTCAGCACCCGATCTTTCGTCagtatttcaaaattttatttatctcCTGCCTGGATTGATAAGAGGTGAGAAGGACGTGAAGATTCTAAGGAATGCCCAGATTGTCAAAGGggaaatggaaaatgatgaaGTCGTCTGCCTCTTCGCTAAGTTGAGGAAACCCATCATCGCTAACGGAAGTGACAAGAATGAAATGTCTACAGCTGATGAATTTGGCAATGCTCTCCGAAAACAATTCAGTAATAACCCTTTTGTGAAGACCTGCATCTGGATAAAGAATCGTATTGTTGCTTTCTTTAATCTCCTGAAGCCACTCGTCCCAGCATTGATCGTGCTGCTGcttcttttccaatcattttGCCAAATCTATGATTGCCGCCGTTTCAGTCTTCCTATTTTGTCAGACGGCAAAATTTTCAGAGATGCCTcatcatttctaagcttcaacAGTACTGGTAGTCAAGCTCAAGACCTCATGTCAGCCCGAAAAATTCTTCGCTATTCGAGTTAA